From one Bos indicus x Bos taurus breed Angus x Brahman F1 hybrid chromosome 7, Bos_hybrid_MaternalHap_v2.0, whole genome shotgun sequence genomic stretch:
- the MISP3 gene encoding uncharacterized protein MISP3, with protein sequence METPIEREIRRSCEREESLRRSRGLSPGRAGSELVELRVRPVLSLPGPSPALPRALERARAGAQMQRDIEREAYRQAALARPEVPKQRTRPPPQPLGELKRFFEAAGGCSSSPAAEGSADAQRLPEPGGRPHSVVQGRCPVLPRAPPPIAQSLLEQEVREVNERERELQRQRLSLYGTAEFKEPAPSLTVSRGDGKLAVIWPPRRKASENGLEQEEP encoded by the exons ATGGAGACGCCCATCGAGCGCGAAATTCGCCGCAGCTGCGAACGCGAGGAAAGCTTGCGCCGGAGCCGGGGCCTGAGCCCAGGTCGCGCGGGCAGTGAACTCGTCGAACTGCGCGTGCGGCCGGTGCTCAGCCTGCCGGGCCCTAGCCCCGCGCTCCCGCGCGCTTTGGAGCGCGCTCGGGCGGGCGCTCAGATGCAGCGAGACATCGAGCGGGAGGCCTATCGGCAGGCGGCGCTGGCGCGCCCCGAGGTCCCGAAGCAGAGAACCCGGCCGCCGCCGCAGCCGCTGGGCGAGCTCAAGCGCTTCTTCGAGGCTGCTGGCGGGTGCTCCTCCTCACCCGCGGCGGAGGGCAGCGCAGACGCGCAGCGGCTGCCCGAGCCCGGAGGCCGGCCGCATTCAGTCGTACAGGGCCGGTGTCCGGTGCTGCCTCGCGCCCCGCCGCCCATCGCACAGTCGCTGCTGGAGCAGGAGGTGCGCGAGGTGAATGAGCGCGAGCGGGAGCTGCAGCGCCAGCGGCTGAGCCTCTACGGCACCGCCGAGTTCAAGGAGCCCGCGCCCAGCCTAACGG TGAGCAGGGGCGATGGAAAGCTGGCGGTGATCTGGCCTCCTCGCAGAAAGGCTTCGGAGAATGGTCTGGAACAG GAGGAGCCTTGA